The DNA window ctgcactacagcattccagcctgggcaacagagtgagactccatctcaatcaatcaatcaataaaggcAAGATTAGGGAAGGACTCCGTATGAGGGAATGTGCCCTGGAGGACGGGATGACagattgccatttttttttttttttttttttgagacgagtctcactctgtaacccaggctggagtgcagtggtgcaatctcgactcactgcaacctctgcctcctgagttcaagtgattctcctgcctcagcctcctgagtacctcagattataggcacatgccaccatgctcggctaatttttgtatttttagtagagacggggtttcgccatgtgggccaggctggtctcgaactcctgacctcaggtgatctgcccacttcagcctcccaaactgctggaattacaggcgtgagccactgcactggccctAGATTGCCCATTTTAAAGAGGCCTAATAGTCTCTGAGGCAATGACGCAAACACAGATCTTAGAGACTCGGGTATCAGTTCTGGCATCACCATTATCAATGATGTATTTACCCTGGGTGGGCCTCTCGCGTTTAGCATATGTTCTGGAACTCTTGCAAGCGTTTCCTGGCTTCTTCAAGAAACTGCTTGTGCAACTTGTTTTGCTCTAAAATCTGCTGCTGCTGGTCTCGGATCATCTGACTGTGCCAGTCGTCGTCGGCGAGGCTGGTGCCCGATGGGGAAGTGGTGCTGAGCTCAgatcctctctccctttcccggGCTCTTGTGGAGGAAGACTTCAGATGCGCCAGTCGAGCCCTTCTTTGctccctcctctctttttctAACTCAGCCTTGTAGTGGATTTCCAAGCTCATATCTGGGTGTTCCGTTCGTTCAAGCGATTCCAGTTGTTTTTGTCTTCTCTGCTCCATCTCTGCTTTCTGCCTTTGCCTGGATGCCGTTGCTCTGTCTGTCTGGTCTTGAAGGTGGAGCTGAAGGGAGCCCTCTGCCAGCGTGCCCAGTTTGGGGGTCTCTTGTCCAGATTCAGTGCTATATAATAATGAGTCCCCTTCACTGATAAATATACCTGCTTCAGGAGACAATGTTTGACTTCCATTTCTAAACGTGGGCTTGACCTTGCCCATTAACATTTTCAAGTTGGTCTTGGACGCTGCCTGCTGCTCCGCCTCCTCTGCTAGGCTCCTGGGTTCCCCGGCGGGCAGCATCTCTGCGTCTGCTGTTTTCTTCCCTCTTGGGGTCCCAGCGCCACATTCTTGCATCTCTGAGAAGGCATGCTCTTCCCCGGGGCTCTGGTCCATCCTGGGCTTCAGTGCCAGGTACAAGCGCAGGTGTTTTTTCAGCTTTCTGTTTATATTAAACAACTCTTCAAAGGCCAACTCCAGCTCTTCCTGCCACTTGTTCTCCCGGAGCGTGCACTGAGATGCTGGGGACAGAGCTTCCCTTCTGTGGCTGGAACCAGCTGGCCACAGCTGCCCGAGGTCTCTCAGCTTCCCCTCTGGACTCTGTCCTCGAGAGCGACTGGTCAGGGCTGGAACAAAGCAAACTGCCCCCTGTCCCAGTGGCCTCCTCCCCACCCGAgctgttcctttctcttttccctccacATGCCTGATTTCTCCCACAGCAGCCACGAGTGGGTCTGGCCTTTCTAGGTCCGCCCCTCTGCTCCTCCGAGGGTGGATGGCACCGCGGCCACCCCCGGACTTGGTCGAAGGTTCTcgccttccctttctcttctcagGCAGGGCCAGGTGAGAATTCGTCTGACCCATGGCTTTTGTAGTCTGTGGTTTCTCTGGGCTCGCTGCTGTCTTCCGGGGCCTGGAGTGCCTGGGGTGCTGTTGGCCCAACTCTTCCCTGCAACTCCTCTCTTCACTAGGGGCCGCTCTGTGCTTCTCCTCGGCCCTTGGGGGCCTGGCTGATCTCCGCTGGACGGGCCCCTCTGAGGCGGGCTCATTTTCCCTGGCCCGTCCTTCTCCCCAGCCTAACAGACGCGCTGACTGCAGTAGGTCCAGGCCTCCGACGTGCAGGTGCCGCGCCTCCCGACACCCTCTCCCCAACTCCTCAGCCAAGCGCTGGAGCTGGTAGCTTTTCCACAGCTTGGCATCCGCTCTTCTCTGCAGAGCGAGGTCGCCTGTGCCCCGGGCTTGTAGCGATTTGTGCTTTTTCCTCCA is part of the Chlorocebus sabaeus isolate Y175 chromosome 16, mChlSab1.0.hap1, whole genome shotgun sequence genome and encodes:
- the CEP295NL gene encoding protein DDC8 homolog, with the translated sequence MDGATWLSLCPDNEAPLWRKKHKSLQARGTGDLALQRRADAKLWKSYQLQRLAEELGRGCREARHLHVGGLDLLQSARLLGWGEGRARENEPASEGPVQRRSARPPRAEEKHRAAPSEERSCREELGQQHPRHSRPRKTAASPEKPQTTKAMGQTNSHLALPEKRKGRREPSTKSGGGRGAIHPRRSRGADLERPDPLVAAVGEIRHVEGKEKGTARVGRRPLGQGAVCFVPALTSRSRGQSPEGKLRDLGQLWPAGSSHRREALSPASQCTLRENKWQEELELAFEELFNINRKLKKHLRLYLALKPRMDQSPGEEHAFSEMQECGAGTPRGKKTADAEMLPAGEPRSLAEEAEQQAASKTNLKMLMGKVKPTFRNGSQTLSPEAGIFISEGDSLLYSTESGQETPKLGTLAEGSLQLHLQDQTDRATASRQRQKAEMEQRRQKQLESLERTEHPDMSLEIHYKAELEKERREQRRARLAHLKSSSTRARERERGSELSTTSPSGTSLADDDWHSQMIRDQQQQILEQNKLHKQFLEEARKRLQEFQNIC